Below is a genomic region from Parageobacillus toebii NBRC 107807.
AAGAAGCAGGTCTCCCAGATGGGGCATTGCAGGTCATAACAGGCAGCGGTAGTGAACTTAGTGATGCCTTGTTAATGGATGAAAGAGTGAAAAAAATTACGTTTACCGGCAGTGCGTCAGTCGGAAAACTCATTAAACAAAAGGCAGGATTAAGAAAAGTGACGCTCGAACTTGGTTCGAACGCGGCGTTAATTGTCGAACCGGATGTTGTGCTGGACAAAGTCATTCCGCGATGTGTGGAAGGAGCGTTTTCTTACGCCGGTCAAGTGTGTATTTCGCTTCAGCGCGTTTATGTACATGAAACGATTTACGAAGAATTTTGCAAACGTTTTATTGAACGTGCAAAGCAGCTAAAAGTCGGCGATCCTTTAGATGAAGACACGGACATTAGCGCAATGATTCACCAAAGAGAGGCGGAGCGCATTGAATCATGGGTGGAAGAAGCGGTTCAATCCGGAGCGAAAATTGGATTAGGCGGCATACGAAATGGTTCAATCTATTCACCAACGGTGTTGCTTGACGTAAAAAAGGATATGGCAGTCTCGTGCCAGGAAGTTTTTGCGCCGGTTGTTTCGATCGTTCCGTATCGAGAATTGCAAGAGGCTATTGAAATGGTCAATGATTCTGTATACGGACTGAATATCGGGATTTACACAACCAATATTCAGCGCGCTTTATATGCAGCGAGGCAGATTGAATCTGGTGCCGTGATTATCAATGACATCCCTACGTTCCGCGTCGACCATATGCCGTATGGCGGGGTGAAAGAAAGCGGTTACGGACGTGAGGGGATTAAATATGCTGTACAAGAAATGACGGAATTAAAGTTTGTTTCGATTAAAACAGATTTTTAAATAAAAAAAGAGAGGAGAGTTCCTATGTCCAACATGATAAAATCGCGCCCAAAACTTTATGTAATGGATAACGGGAGAATGAGAATGGATAAAAACTGGATGATTGCTATGCATAATCCAGCGACGATTCATAACCCGAATGCGCAAACGGAGTTTGTGGAGTTTCCGATTTATACAGTTTTAATTGATCATCCAGAAGGAAAAATCTTGTTTGATACAGCTTGTAATCCAAATTCGATGGGACCTCAAGGGAGATGGGCGGAAGCGACTCAACAAATGTTTCCGTGGACGGCAAGCGAAGAATGCTATCTTCACAATCGGCTAGAGCAGTTAAAAGTAAGACCGGAAGATATTAAATATGTCATTGCTTCGCATTTACATTTGGATCATGCAGGATGCCTAGAAATGTTTACAAACGCGACGATCATTGTACATGAAGACGAATTCAATGGCGCTCTTCAATGTTATGCTCGTAACCAAAAGGAAG
It encodes:
- the ahlS gene encoding AhlS family quorum-quenching N-acyl homoserine lactonase, yielding MSNMIKSRPKLYVMDNGRMRMDKNWMIAMHNPATIHNPNAQTEFVEFPIYTVLIDHPEGKILFDTACNPNSMGPQGRWAEATQQMFPWTASEECYLHNRLEQLKVRPEDIKYVIASHLHLDHAGCLEMFTNATIIVHEDEFNGALQCYARNQKEGAYIWADIDAWIKNNLQWRTVKRHEDNIILAEGVKILNFGSGHAWGMLGLHVELPETGGIILASDAIYTAESYGPPIKPPGIIYDSLGYMNTVERIRRIARETNSQVWFGHDSEQFKKFRKSTEGYYE
- a CDS encoding aldehyde dehydrogenase family protein — translated: MLEETKGLFIDGKWVKKQRTYELCAPYDGQLLARISMADAGDVEKAISGAHRAFQTMKNLPAYQRSEILFRVAQLLKERKEELARIVAKEAGKPIRIARGELERTIVTYQFAAEEAKRIYGETIPMDAAPGGEGRIGMTWREPLGVVVAITPFNFPFNLVAHKLGPAFAAGNTVVLKPAEQTPLSALAIAEIFQEAGLPDGALQVITGSGSELSDALLMDERVKKITFTGSASVGKLIKQKAGLRKVTLELGSNAALIVEPDVVLDKVIPRCVEGAFSYAGQVCISLQRVYVHETIYEEFCKRFIERAKQLKVGDPLDEDTDISAMIHQREAERIESWVEEAVQSGAKIGLGGIRNGSIYSPTVLLDVKKDMAVSCQEVFAPVVSIVPYRELQEAIEMVNDSVYGLNIGIYTTNIQRALYAARQIESGAVIINDIPTFRVDHMPYGGVKESGYGREGIKYAVQEMTELKFVSIKTDF